The proteins below come from a single Phocoena sinus isolate mPhoSin1 chromosome 2, mPhoSin1.pri, whole genome shotgun sequence genomic window:
- the NUDT5 gene encoding ADP-sugar pyrophosphatase isoform X5 yields the protein MGGYCLEFPAGLIDDDESPEAAALRELEEETGYKGDVAECSPAVCMDPGLSNCTTHIVTVTINGDDAENVRPKPKPGDGEFVEVISLPKNDLLKRIDDLVADEHLTVDARVYSYALALKHANTKPLEEPFLKF from the exons ATGGGGGGCTACTGCCTAGAATTCCCTGCTG GTCTCATCGATGACGACGAAAGCCCAGAAGCAGCTGCTCTTCGGGAGCTCGAGGAAGAAACTGGCTACAAGGGCGACGTTGCTGAATGTTCCCCAG CTGTCTGTATGGATCCAGGTTTGTCAAACTGTACCACACATATCGTAACCGTAACTATCAATGGAGACGATGCTGAAAACGTAAGGCCTAAGCCAAAACCAG gAGATGGAG AATTTGTGGAAGTGATTTCCTTACCAAAGAATGACCTGCTGAAGAGAATTGATG ATCTGGTAGCTGATGAACATCTGACAGTGGACGCCAGAGTCTATTCCTACGCTCTGGCGCTGAAACATGCAAACACGAAGCCGCTTGAAGAGCCCTTCCTGAAGTTTTAA
- the SEC61A2 gene encoding protein transport protein Sec61 subunit alpha isoform X2, whose protein sequence is MGIKFLEVIKPFCAVLPEIQKPERKIQFREKVLWTAITLFIFLVCCQIPLFGIMSSDSADPFYWMRVILASNRGTLMELGISPIVTSGLIMQLLAGAKIIEVGDTPKDRALFNGAQKLFGMIITIGQAIVYVMTGMYGDPAEMGAGICLLIIIQLFVAGLIVLLLDELLQKGYGLGSGISLFIATNICETIVWKAFSPTTINTGRGTEFEGAVIALFHLLATRTDKVRALREAFYRQNLPNLMNLIATVFVFAVVIYFQGFRVDLPIKSARYRGQYSSYPIKLFYTSNIPIILQSALVSNLYVISQMLSVRFSGNFLVNLLGQWADVSGGGPARSYPVGGLCYYLSPPESMGAIFEDPVHVVVYIIFMLGSCAFFSKTWIEVSGSSAKDVAKQLKEQQMVMRGHRDTSMVHELNRYIPTAAAFGGLCIGALSVLADFLGAIGSGTGILLAVTIIYQYFEIFVKEQAEVGGMGALFF, encoded by the exons ATCCAGTTTAGAGAGAAGGTACTATGGACTGCTATAACTCTCTTCATCTTCTTAGTATGTTGTCAG ATACCACTATTTGGAATCATGTCATCAGATTCTGCAGATCCTTTCTACTGGATGAGAGTTATTCTTGCATCCAACAGAG GAACGTTAATGGAATTGGGTATCTCCCCAATTGTAACATCTGGTTTGATTATGCAGTTGTTAGCTGGAGCCAAAATCATTGAAGTTGGAGATACACCCAAAGATAGAGCCCTATTCAATGGAGCCCAGAAAC TATTTGGTATGATCATTACCATTGGGCAAGCCATTGTGTATGTCATGACGGGCATGTATGGGGATCCCGCTGAAATGGGTGCTGGAATCTGTCTCCTTATCATCATTCAG TTGTTTGTTGCTGGTTTGATTGTGCTGCTGTTAGATGAGCTGCTACAGAAGGGTTACGGCTTGGGGTCTGGGATTTCCCTCTTTATTGCCACCAACATCTGTGAAACCATTGTCTGGAAGGCCTTTAGTCCCACTACCATTAACACTGGCAGAG GTACCGAGTTTGAGGGTGCAGTCATAGCTCTCTTTCATTTACTGGCCACCAGGACAGACAAAGTTCGAGCTCTAAGGGAGGCTTTCTATCGTCAGAATTTACCCAATCTCATGAACCTCATTGCTACAGTTTTCGTGTTTGCTGTTGTTATATATTTTCAG GGATTTCGTGTGGACCTGCCCATTAAGTCGGCCCGGTACCGAGGGCAGTACAGCAGCTACCCCATCAAGCTCTTCTACACCTCCAACATCCCCATCATCCTGCAGTCGGCCCTGGTGTCCAACCTGTATGTTATTTCCCAGATGCTGTCAGTTCGATTTAGTGGCaactttttagtaaatttactaGGACAGTGGGCT GACGTCAGTGGGGGAGGACCTGCTCGTTCTTACCCAGTGGGGGGCCTTTGTTACTACCTTTCTCCTCCTGAGTCCATGGGCGCCATATTTGAGGATCCTGTCCATGTGGTTGTTTATATCATCTTCATGTTGGGATCATGTGCATTCTTTTCTAAGACATGGATAGAGGTGTCTGGTTCCTCAGCCAAAGAT GTAGCTAAACAGCTTAAAGAACAGCAAATGGTAATGAGAGGCCACAGGGATACCTCTATGGTTCATGAGCTTAATAG GTACATCCCCACGGCGGCTGCGTTTGGGGGCTTGTGCATCGGCGCCCTGTCGGTGTTGGCCGACTTCCTCGGGGCCATTGGTTCGGGCACTGGAATTCTGCTTGCAGTCACCATTATTTatcagtattttgaaatatttgttaagGAACAGGCTGAAGTTGGCGGGATGGGTGCTTTGTTTTTCTAA
- the SEC61A2 gene encoding protein transport protein Sec61 subunit alpha isoform X4, whose protein sequence is MGIKFLEVIKPFCAVLPEIQKPERKIQFREKVLWTAITLFIFLVCCQIPLFGIMSSDSADPFYWMRVILASNRGTLMELGISPIVTSGLIMQLLAGAKIIEVGDTPKDRALFNGAQKLFGMIITIGQAIVYVMTGMYGDPAEMGAGICLLIIIQGFRVDLPIKSARYRGQYSSYPIKLFYTSNIPIILQSALVSNLYVISQMLSVRFSGNFLVNLLGQWADVSGGGPARSYPVGGLCYYLSPPESMGAIFEDPVHVVVYIIFMLGSCAFFSKTWIEVSGSSAKDVAKQLKEQQMVMRGHRDTSMVHELNRYIPTAAAFGGLCIGALSVLADFLGAIGSGTGILLAVTIIYQYFEIFVKEQAEVGGMGALFF, encoded by the exons ATCCAGTTTAGAGAGAAGGTACTATGGACTGCTATAACTCTCTTCATCTTCTTAGTATGTTGTCAG ATACCACTATTTGGAATCATGTCATCAGATTCTGCAGATCCTTTCTACTGGATGAGAGTTATTCTTGCATCCAACAGAG GAACGTTAATGGAATTGGGTATCTCCCCAATTGTAACATCTGGTTTGATTATGCAGTTGTTAGCTGGAGCCAAAATCATTGAAGTTGGAGATACACCCAAAGATAGAGCCCTATTCAATGGAGCCCAGAAAC TATTTGGTATGATCATTACCATTGGGCAAGCCATTGTGTATGTCATGACGGGCATGTATGGGGATCCCGCTGAAATGGGTGCTGGAATCTGTCTCCTTATCATCATTCAG GGATTTCGTGTGGACCTGCCCATTAAGTCGGCCCGGTACCGAGGGCAGTACAGCAGCTACCCCATCAAGCTCTTCTACACCTCCAACATCCCCATCATCCTGCAGTCGGCCCTGGTGTCCAACCTGTATGTTATTTCCCAGATGCTGTCAGTTCGATTTAGTGGCaactttttagtaaatttactaGGACAGTGGGCT GACGTCAGTGGGGGAGGACCTGCTCGTTCTTACCCAGTGGGGGGCCTTTGTTACTACCTTTCTCCTCCTGAGTCCATGGGCGCCATATTTGAGGATCCTGTCCATGTGGTTGTTTATATCATCTTCATGTTGGGATCATGTGCATTCTTTTCTAAGACATGGATAGAGGTGTCTGGTTCCTCAGCCAAAGAT GTAGCTAAACAGCTTAAAGAACAGCAAATGGTAATGAGAGGCCACAGGGATACCTCTATGGTTCATGAGCTTAATAG GTACATCCCCACGGCGGCTGCGTTTGGGGGCTTGTGCATCGGCGCCCTGTCGGTGTTGGCCGACTTCCTCGGGGCCATTGGTTCGGGCACTGGAATTCTGCTTGCAGTCACCATTATTTatcagtattttgaaatatttgttaagGAACAGGCTGAAGTTGGCGGGATGGGTGCTTTGTTTTTCTAA
- the SEC61A2 gene encoding protein transport protein Sec61 subunit alpha isoform X1: MQYFENLPIEVKFLEVIKPFCAVLPEIQKPERKIQFREKVLWTAITLFIFLVCCQIPLFGIMSSDSADPFYWMRVILASNRGTLMELGISPIVTSGLIMQLLAGAKIIEVGDTPKDRALFNGAQKLFGMIITIGQAIVYVMTGMYGDPAEMGAGICLLIIIQLFVAGLIVLLLDELLQKGYGLGSGISLFIATNICETIVWKAFSPTTINTGRGTEFEGAVIALFHLLATRTDKVRALREAFYRQNLPNLMNLIATVFVFAVVIYFQGFRVDLPIKSARYRGQYSSYPIKLFYTSNIPIILQSALVSNLYVISQMLSVRFSGNFLVNLLGQWADVSGGGPARSYPVGGLCYYLSPPESMGAIFEDPVHVVVYIIFMLGSCAFFSKTWIEVSGSSAKDVAKQLKEQQMVMRGHRDTSMVHELNRYIPTAAAFGGLCIGALSVLADFLGAIGSGTGILLAVTIIYQYFEIFVKEQAEVGGMGALFF, translated from the exons ATCCAGTTTAGAGAGAAGGTACTATGGACTGCTATAACTCTCTTCATCTTCTTAGTATGTTGTCAG ATACCACTATTTGGAATCATGTCATCAGATTCTGCAGATCCTTTCTACTGGATGAGAGTTATTCTTGCATCCAACAGAG GAACGTTAATGGAATTGGGTATCTCCCCAATTGTAACATCTGGTTTGATTATGCAGTTGTTAGCTGGAGCCAAAATCATTGAAGTTGGAGATACACCCAAAGATAGAGCCCTATTCAATGGAGCCCAGAAAC TATTTGGTATGATCATTACCATTGGGCAAGCCATTGTGTATGTCATGACGGGCATGTATGGGGATCCCGCTGAAATGGGTGCTGGAATCTGTCTCCTTATCATCATTCAG TTGTTTGTTGCTGGTTTGATTGTGCTGCTGTTAGATGAGCTGCTACAGAAGGGTTACGGCTTGGGGTCTGGGATTTCCCTCTTTATTGCCACCAACATCTGTGAAACCATTGTCTGGAAGGCCTTTAGTCCCACTACCATTAACACTGGCAGAG GTACCGAGTTTGAGGGTGCAGTCATAGCTCTCTTTCATTTACTGGCCACCAGGACAGACAAAGTTCGAGCTCTAAGGGAGGCTTTCTATCGTCAGAATTTACCCAATCTCATGAACCTCATTGCTACAGTTTTCGTGTTTGCTGTTGTTATATATTTTCAG GGATTTCGTGTGGACCTGCCCATTAAGTCGGCCCGGTACCGAGGGCAGTACAGCAGCTACCCCATCAAGCTCTTCTACACCTCCAACATCCCCATCATCCTGCAGTCGGCCCTGGTGTCCAACCTGTATGTTATTTCCCAGATGCTGTCAGTTCGATTTAGTGGCaactttttagtaaatttactaGGACAGTGGGCT GACGTCAGTGGGGGAGGACCTGCTCGTTCTTACCCAGTGGGGGGCCTTTGTTACTACCTTTCTCCTCCTGAGTCCATGGGCGCCATATTTGAGGATCCTGTCCATGTGGTTGTTTATATCATCTTCATGTTGGGATCATGTGCATTCTTTTCTAAGACATGGATAGAGGTGTCTGGTTCCTCAGCCAAAGAT GTAGCTAAACAGCTTAAAGAACAGCAAATGGTAATGAGAGGCCACAGGGATACCTCTATGGTTCATGAGCTTAATAG GTACATCCCCACGGCGGCTGCGTTTGGGGGCTTGTGCATCGGCGCCCTGTCGGTGTTGGCCGACTTCCTCGGGGCCATTGGTTCGGGCACTGGAATTCTGCTTGCAGTCACCATTATTTatcagtattttgaaatatttgttaagGAACAGGCTGAAGTTGGCGGGATGGGTGCTTTGTTTTTCTAA
- the SEC61A2 gene encoding protein transport protein Sec61 subunit alpha isoform X3, whose product MDCYNSLHLLSMLSGTLMELGISPIVTSGLIMQLLAGAKIIEVGDTPKDRALFNGAQKLFGMIITIGQAIVYVMTGMYGDPAEMGAGICLLIIIQLFVAGLIVLLLDELLQKGYGLGSGISLFIATNICETIVWKAFSPTTINTGRGTEFEGAVIALFHLLATRTDKVRALREAFYRQNLPNLMNLIATVFVFAVVIYFQGFRVDLPIKSARYRGQYSSYPIKLFYTSNIPIILQSALVSNLYVISQMLSVRFSGNFLVNLLGQWADVSGGGPARSYPVGGLCYYLSPPESMGAIFEDPVHVVVYIIFMLGSCAFFSKTWIEVSGSSAKDVAKQLKEQQMVMRGHRDTSMVHELNRYIPTAAAFGGLCIGALSVLADFLGAIGSGTGILLAVTIIYQYFEIFVKEQAEVGGMGALFF is encoded by the exons ATGGACTGCTATAACTCTCTTCATCTTCTTAGTATGTTGTCAG GAACGTTAATGGAATTGGGTATCTCCCCAATTGTAACATCTGGTTTGATTATGCAGTTGTTAGCTGGAGCCAAAATCATTGAAGTTGGAGATACACCCAAAGATAGAGCCCTATTCAATGGAGCCCAGAAAC TATTTGGTATGATCATTACCATTGGGCAAGCCATTGTGTATGTCATGACGGGCATGTATGGGGATCCCGCTGAAATGGGTGCTGGAATCTGTCTCCTTATCATCATTCAG TTGTTTGTTGCTGGTTTGATTGTGCTGCTGTTAGATGAGCTGCTACAGAAGGGTTACGGCTTGGGGTCTGGGATTTCCCTCTTTATTGCCACCAACATCTGTGAAACCATTGTCTGGAAGGCCTTTAGTCCCACTACCATTAACACTGGCAGAG GTACCGAGTTTGAGGGTGCAGTCATAGCTCTCTTTCATTTACTGGCCACCAGGACAGACAAAGTTCGAGCTCTAAGGGAGGCTTTCTATCGTCAGAATTTACCCAATCTCATGAACCTCATTGCTACAGTTTTCGTGTTTGCTGTTGTTATATATTTTCAG GGATTTCGTGTGGACCTGCCCATTAAGTCGGCCCGGTACCGAGGGCAGTACAGCAGCTACCCCATCAAGCTCTTCTACACCTCCAACATCCCCATCATCCTGCAGTCGGCCCTGGTGTCCAACCTGTATGTTATTTCCCAGATGCTGTCAGTTCGATTTAGTGGCaactttttagtaaatttactaGGACAGTGGGCT GACGTCAGTGGGGGAGGACCTGCTCGTTCTTACCCAGTGGGGGGCCTTTGTTACTACCTTTCTCCTCCTGAGTCCATGGGCGCCATATTTGAGGATCCTGTCCATGTGGTTGTTTATATCATCTTCATGTTGGGATCATGTGCATTCTTTTCTAAGACATGGATAGAGGTGTCTGGTTCCTCAGCCAAAGAT GTAGCTAAACAGCTTAAAGAACAGCAAATGGTAATGAGAGGCCACAGGGATACCTCTATGGTTCATGAGCTTAATAG GTACATCCCCACGGCGGCTGCGTTTGGGGGCTTGTGCATCGGCGCCCTGTCGGTGTTGGCCGACTTCCTCGGGGCCATTGGTTCGGGCACTGGAATTCTGCTTGCAGTCACCATTATTTatcagtattttgaaatatttgttaagGAACAGGCTGAAGTTGGCGGGATGGGTGCTTTGTTTTTCTAA